Proteins encoded by one window of Arachis hypogaea cultivar Tifrunner chromosome 1, arahy.Tifrunner.gnm2.J5K5, whole genome shotgun sequence:
- the LOC112703772 gene encoding uncharacterized protein isoform X1, with the protein MSGEDTRKSIGGGTLMARPNSDEHAPKPSSATATPPPTKKIIIKSADMPPDLQREAVDIAVSAFEKCNVEKDVAEHIKKVFDKRHGPTWHCIVGRNFGSYVTHETNHFVYFYLDQKAVLLFKSG; encoded by the exons ATGAGCGGCGAGGACACCAGAAAGAGCATCGGAGGAGGAACTCTGATGGCGAGGCCCAATTCCGACGAACATGCTCCAAAGCCATCGTCAGCAACAGCAACGCCCCCTCCCACCAAGAAGATCATCATCAAGAGTGCCGATATGCCCCCCGACTTGCAAAGGGAGGCCGTTGATATCGCCGTCTCC GCATTTGAGAAGTGCAATGTCGAGAAAGATGTTGCGGAGCACATCAAGAAGGTCTTCGACAAGAGGCATGGTCCCACTTGGCATTGCATCGTTGGTCGCAATTTTG GTTCTTATGTGACTCATGAAACAAACCACTTTGTTTATTTCTATTTGGATCAGAAAGCAGTTCTGCTTTTTAAGTCTGGCTAG
- the LOC112703818 gene encoding inositol transporter 4 has protein sequence MEGGPEAVSKQEFTEFWKRATSSPYIMRLALSAGIGGLLFGYDTGVISGALLYIREDFVEVDKKLWLQEVIVSMAVAGAIIGAALGGWMNDMLGRKTSILGADIVFFIGAIVMAIAPAPWVLVVGRILVGFGVGIASMTSPLYISEASPAAIRGALVCINGLLITFGQFLSYLINLAFTKTPGTWRWMLGVAGLPAVVQFVLMLTLPESPRWLYNQGKENESRKILEKIYRADEIEGEIKAMREAVEQEKQEEGLIGQTLGEKMKAAFSNVAVRRGLYAGVTAQVAQQFVGINTVMYYSPTIVQFAGIASKSTALALSLVTSGLNAVGSILSMLCIDKYGRRKLMLLSLIAIIICLLTLTGVFYQAATTAPPIDNVDTLSFGANATCQAYLDAPNVSSWNCMKCLKAECAFCASTGGNHLPGACLAETKEVRAVCGEQKRVWFSDGCPSKIGVLAVIVLGLYILAYSPGMGSVPWVLNSEIYPLRFRGIGGGIAAVSNWCANLIVSLTFLSLIHALGAAGTFLLFAGFSTIGLVAIYLLVPETKGLQFEEVEKLLQKGFNPCGCTNPKTDEEKASTSN, from the exons ATGGAAGGAGGGCCGGAGGCAGTGAGTAAGCAAGAGTTCACGGAATTCTGGAAAAGAGCAACTAGTTCGCCTTACATCATGCGTCTTGCTCTATCGGCCGGAATTGGAGGTCTCCTCTTCGGCTACGATACCGGTGTTATCTCAGGAGCCTTGCTTTACATTCGCGAAGACTTTGTAGAAGTTGATAAGAAATTATGGTTGCAGGAAGTCATTGTAAGTATGGCAGTAGCGGGAGCCATCATTGGTGCTGCACTTGGTGGATGGATGAACGATATGCTCGGCCGTAAGACCTCTATCCTGGGGGCTGATATTGTTTTCTTTATTGGCGCAATAGTCATGGCTATTGCCCCTGCTCCTTGGGTTCTCGTCGTTGGAAGaattttggttggttttggagTTGGCATAGCTTCCATGACTTCCCCTCTCTATATCTCAGAAGCCTCTCCAGCTGCCATTAGAGGAGCTCTCGTTTGTATCAATGGTCTCCTCATCACCTTTGGCCAGTTCCTCTCCTACCTTATCAACCTCGCATTCACCAAG ACTCCTGGAACGTGGCGTTGGATGCTTGGGGTGGCCGGACTTCCGGCGGTGGTTCAGTTCGTTTTAATGCTGACCCTTCCTGAGTCACCGAGGTGGTTGTACAACCAGGGGAAAGAAAATGAGTCAAGAAAAATCCTGGAAAAGATTTACAGAGCAGACGAGATTGAAGGGGAGATAAAAGCAATGAGAGAAGCCgtagaacaagagaagcaagaggaaggGTTGATAGGTCAAACTCTTGGAGAGAAAATGAAGGCTGCTTTCAGCAACGTTGCTGTTCGAAGAGGATTGTATGCAGGCGTGACTGCTCAAGTCGCTCAACAATTCGTTGGCATCAACACCGTCATGTATTACAGCCCAACCATTGTTCAGTTTGCCGGCATTGCATCAAAATCTACCGCACTTGCACTCTCCCTCGTCACATCTGGTCTCAACGCCGTTGGATCTATCCTcagcatgctttgcatcgataaATATGGAAGGAGAAAGCTCATGCTCCTATCCCTTATTGCAATCATCATTTGCCTCCTCACTCTCACCGGAGTTTTCTATCAGGCAGCTACCACCGCTCCTCCAATTGACAACGTTGACACCCTCAGCTTCGGTGCTAACGCTACATGTCAGGCTTATCTTGATGCCCCTAATGTCTCTTCATGGAATTGCATGAAATGTTTGAAAGCTGAATGTGCCTTCTGTGCCAGCACCGGGGGCAAT CATCTTCCAGGAGCATGCCTGGCGGAAACAAAGGAAGTCAGAGCGGTGTGCGGTGAGCAAAAGCGCGTGTGGTTTTCTGATGGATGCCCAAGCAAAATTGGAGTGCTTGCAGTTATAGTGTTGGGACTATATATCCTAGCATACTCTCCTGGAATGGGATCAGTGCCTTGGGTTTTGAACTCAGAGATTTACCCATTGAGATTCAGGGGAATTGGTGGAGGCATAGCAGCAGTTTCAAATTGGTGTGCTAATCTCATAGTGAGTTTGACATTCTTGTCACTCATCCATGCACTTGGGGCTGCAGGAACATTCCTCCTCTTTGCTGGATTTTCCACAATTGGGCTCGTTGCCATCTATCTATTGGTACCAGAGACCAAAGGGCTTCAGTTTGAAGAGGTTGAGAAGTTGCTTCAGAAAGGTTTCAACCCTTGCGGTTGCACTAATCCAAAGACAGACGAAGAAAAAGCAAGtactagtaattaa
- the LOC112703772 gene encoding uncharacterized protein isoform X2 — protein sequence MSGEDTRKSIGGGTLMARPNSDEHAPKPSSATATPPPTKKIIIKSADMPPDLQREAVDIAVSAFEKCNVEKDVAEHIKKVFDKRHGPTWHCIVGRNFGYSFSYQHQFMLE from the exons ATGAGCGGCGAGGACACCAGAAAGAGCATCGGAGGAGGAACTCTGATGGCGAGGCCCAATTCCGACGAACATGCTCCAAAGCCATCGTCAGCAACAGCAACGCCCCCTCCCACCAAGAAGATCATCATCAAGAGTGCCGATATGCCCCCCGACTTGCAAAGGGAGGCCGTTGATATCGCCGTCTCC GCATTTGAGAAGTGCAATGTCGAGAAAGATGTTGCGGAGCACATCAAGAAGGTCTTCGACAAGAGGCATGGTCCCACTTGGCATTGCATCGTTGGTCGCAATTTTG GTTATTCATTTTCTTATCAGCACCAATTTATGTTAGAATGA
- the LOC112703784 gene encoding peroxisomal fatty acid beta-oxidation multifunctional protein MFP2, which produces MSKGRTVLEVGDDGVAIITIVNPPVNSLSFDVLHSLKESFDEASRRDDVKAIVVTGAKGKFSGGFDISAFGGIQAAKERPKPGWVSIEIITDTVEASRKPSVAAIDGLALGGGLEVAMACNARLSTPTAQLGLPELQLGIIPGFGGTQRLPRLVGLTKALEMMLTSKPVKGQEAHSLGLVDGLVSADALVTTARKWALDILEHRRPWVASLYKTDKIEPLGEAREILKFARAQARKQAPNLNHPLVCIDVIEQGIASGPRIGLMKEAEAFDGLVVSDTCKSLVHIFFAQRGTTKVPGITDRGLAPRKVKKVAIIGGGLMGSGIATALILSNYPVILKEVNEKFLDAGVNRVKANLQSRVKKGKMSQDKFEKTMSLLKGSLDYESFKDVDMVIEAVIENISLKQQIFADLEKYCPPHCILASNTSTIDLNLIGQKTKSQDRIVGAHFFSPAHVMPLLEIVRTNHTSPQIIVDVLDISKKIKKTPVVVGNCTGFAVNRMFFPYTQAGLLLVERGADLYKIDRVITKFGMPMGPFRLADLVGFGVAVATGTQFIQNFPERTYKSMLIPLLQEEKRAGETTRKGFYLYDGKRKASPDPELKNYIEKARSISGVSVDPKLVKLSEKDIIEMIFFPVVNEACRVLDEGIAVKAADLDISAVMGMGFPPYRGGLMFWADSLGSKYIHSRLEKWSDLYGGFFKPCNYLAARAAKDIPLSAPKDQAMSRL; this is translated from the exons ATGAGTAAAGGACGCACCGTCTTGGAGGTTGGAGATGATGGGGTTGCCATCATCACCATCGTCAACCCACCTGTTAATTCTCTCTCCTTTGATG TATTGCACAGTTTGAAGGAGAGTTTTGATGAGGCTTCACGGAGGGATGATGTTAAGGCTATTGTTGTCACAG GTGCAAAGGGAAAATTTTCTGGTGGCTTTGATATTAGTGCATTTGGTGGAATTCAAGCAGCAAAAG AGCGTCCAAAACCTGGATGGGTATCAATAGAAATCATCACTGATACTGTAGAAG CTTCAAGGAAACCCTCTGTTGCTGCCATTGATGGCCTGGCCTTGGGTGGGGGCTTAGAGGTTGCAATG GCATGTAATGCCCGGTTATCTACCCCAACTGCTCAACTGGGTTTGCCAGAACTTCAACTTGGAATCATTCCTGGCTTTGGAG GAACACAGCGACTCCCTCGTCTTGTTGGTCTGACGAAGGCCCTTGAGATGATGCTG ACTTCAAAGCCAGTTAAAGGGCAGGAAGCTCATAGTCTGGGGCTTGTAGATGGTTTGGTGTCAGCTGATGCATTGGTAACCACTGCTCGCAAGTGGGCTCTGGATATTTTGGAGCACCGACGACCATGGGTTGCTAGTCTTTACAAGACTGACAAAATAGAACCACTTGGGGAGGCAAGAGAGATATTGAAATTTGCACGTGCTCAGGCTAGGAAACAGGCTCCTAATCTCAATCACCCTTTGGTTTGCATTGATGTTATTGAGCAAGGAATAGCTTCTGGTCCCCGTATAGGACTCATGAAG GAAGCCGAAGCATTTGATGGACTGGTAGTGTCAGATACATGCAAAAGCCTGGTTCATATATTCTTTGCTCAAAGAGGAACAACCAAG gtaccTGGGATCACTGATCGTGGTCTGGCTCCAAGGAAAGTTAAGAAGGTTGCAATCATTGGAGGAGGATTAATGGGCTCTGGAATAGCAACTGCTTTAATTCTTAGTAACTACCCTGTCatcttgaaagaagtaaatgagaAATTCTTGGACGCTGGAGTAAATAGGGTTAAAG CAAACTTACAGAGCCGTGTCAAGAAAGGGAAAATGAGCCAGGACAAATTTGAGAAGACCATGTCTCTTCTCAAAGGTTCTCTTGATTATGAATCCTTCAAAGATGTGGACATGGTGATAGAG GCTGTTATAGAGAATATCTCTTTGAAGCAACAGATTTTTGCTGATCTTGAAAAGTATTGTCCACCTCACTGTATTCTTGCTAGCAACACTTCGACAATAGACTTGAATTTGATTGGACAGAAGACAAAGTCTCAAGATAGAATTGTGGGAGCACATTTTTTCAG TCCTGCACATGTTATGCCCCTTCTGGAAATTGTACGAACCAATCATACATCACCCCAAATAATAGTTGATGTGCTAGATATTTCAAAGAAGATCAAGAAAACTCCAGTGGTGGTTGGAAACTGCACTGGATTCGCCGTTAATAGGATGTTCTTCCCATATACACAAGCAGGTCTCTTACTTGTTGAACGTGGTGCTGACCTTTATAAAATTGATAGGGTGATAACCAAATTTGGAATGCCAATGGGCCCTTTCAG ATTGGCTGATCTCGTCGGTTTTGGAGTGGCCGTTGCAACTGGCACGCAATTCATTCAGAACTTCCCCGAGCGGACCTATAAATCTATGCTCATTCCTCTTCTACAGGAAGAAAAGAGAGCAG GTGAAACAACCCGCAAGGGGTTTTATTTGTATGATGGGAAACGCAAGGCTAGCCCTGATCCTGAATTGAAGAACTATATTGAGAAGGCTAGGAGTATTTCTGGCGTATCTGTCGATCCTAAG CTTGTCAAGCTATCAGAAAAGGACATCATAGAGATGATATTCTTTCCAGTGGTGAATGAGGCTTGTCGGGTCCTCGACGAAGGCATCGCGGTCAAGGCAGCAGATCTTGATATTTCAGCTGTCATGGGCATGGGTTTCCCACCTTACAG GGGAGGTCTCATGTTCTGGGCTGATTCTCTTGGATCCAAATACATACACTCAAGACTGGAGAAGTGGTCTGACTTGTATGGTGGATTCTTCAAGCCTTGCAATTATTTGGCTGCTAGAGCTGCTAAAGATATTCCTCTG AGTGCCCCCAAGGACCAAGCCATGTCACGGTTATAA